One window from the genome of Blastopirellula retiformator encodes:
- a CDS encoding phosphoglycerate dehydrogenase yields MPTVLVTAHLFHTTDWPYYEILRQSGFDVHFADRTKSLNKADQLVEALRGMDAVVCSTEAYTPSVLRRIKTRVISRIGVGYDSIDVAAATENDIAVCRTTGAGYQAAAEHAIGMIFALYRDVVKRNEEVRAGLWNRTPGPRLAGKTLGVVGLGMIGTETARMAVALGMRVIAYNRSTPSELPSGVELVPLEEIWKQSDVVSLHTACTPQTERMINAQTLAQMKDDALLINTARGGLIDEPDLAAAMKGGKLRGAALDVLQQEPAGEGHPLFAIENIYFSPHMAGLDQQSIVDMSNLAARNIIDLYEGRWPAERVVNASNLRDWKW; encoded by the coding sequence ATGCCGACCGTTCTCGTTACCGCCCATCTGTTCCACACCACCGATTGGCCCTACTACGAAATCCTGCGGCAGTCTGGTTTTGACGTCCACTTTGCCGATCGCACGAAGTCGCTCAACAAGGCGGATCAACTGGTGGAAGCCTTACGCGGAATGGACGCGGTCGTCTGCAGTACGGAAGCCTATACGCCCAGCGTTCTGCGGCGAATCAAAACTCGGGTGATTTCCCGAATCGGCGTCGGGTACGACTCGATTGACGTCGCCGCCGCGACCGAAAATGACATCGCCGTCTGCCGCACGACCGGCGCTGGATACCAGGCGGCCGCCGAACATGCGATCGGGATGATCTTCGCTCTCTATCGCGATGTGGTGAAGCGCAACGAAGAGGTACGGGCCGGGCTCTGGAACCGCACCCCCGGTCCACGACTGGCGGGCAAAACGCTGGGCGTGGTTGGATTGGGAATGATTGGCACAGAAACGGCTCGTATGGCGGTCGCCTTGGGAATGCGGGTGATCGCCTACAATCGCTCGACGCCGAGTGAATTGCCCAGCGGCGTTGAACTGGTTCCGTTGGAAGAGATCTGGAAGCAGAGCGACGTCGTTAGTCTGCATACCGCCTGCACGCCCCAGACCGAGCGGATGATCAACGCCCAGACGCTGGCCCAGATGAAGGACGACGCCCTCCTGATTAACACGGCCCGGGGCGGCCTGATTGACGAACCGGACCTGGCGGCCGCGATGAAGGGGGGCAAATTGCGCGGCGCCGCCCTCGATGTGCTACAGCAAGAGCCGGCTGGCGAAGGTCATCCGCTGTTTGCTATCGAGAACATCTATTTCAGCCCGCACATGGCGGGGCTCGACCAGCAGTCGATCGTCGATATGTCGAATCTGGCGGCACGGAACATCATCGATCTATACGAAGGTCGTTGGCCCGCGGAGCGGGTGGTCAATGCTAGCAACCTCCGCGATTGGAAGTGGTAG
- the cbiE gene encoding precorrin-6y C5,15-methyltransferase (decarboxylating) subunit CbiE, with the protein MNSAANIHIIGIGDDGFDGLTAQATQRIGAAELIIGSPQVLAYVDSVKAEKLAVGADLNSIVDRVKAAASKNIVLLTSGDPLFYGVARYLCDVIGKEHFEVLPHVSSMQLAFARVKESWDEAYLANLATQSLERVVQNARLAEKVGLFTTDEVSPAEVAQALLVQKLDYFTAYVCENLGSPNERVTQGELAEIAEQSFGPLNVMILIRKPGVPDRPIALVGKRLFGNPDEVFLQSKPKRGLLTSAETRSIALSQMDLGPNSVVWDVGAGSGSVSIEAAMIASEGMVFAIEMDPEDHGVIKTNADSFGVTNLTPILGKAPEAWEDLPDPDTVFIGGAGRQVHGIAEAAFARLKPGGRIVINIGSIENLHEVHELLQNMAGEARATMINIAHSTYQLERHRFESLNPTFLITAIKPVKS; encoded by the coding sequence GTGAATTCAGCGGCCAACATTCATATTATCGGCATCGGCGACGATGGTTTTGACGGACTCACCGCCCAGGCGACGCAGCGAATTGGCGCCGCCGAGCTGATCATCGGCAGCCCGCAAGTGCTGGCCTATGTCGACTCGGTCAAAGCCGAGAAGCTGGCGGTCGGCGCCGACCTGAACTCAATCGTCGACCGCGTCAAAGCGGCCGCCAGTAAGAACATCGTCCTCCTGACCAGCGGCGATCCCCTCTTCTACGGCGTCGCCCGCTATCTTTGCGACGTGATCGGTAAAGAACATTTTGAAGTGCTGCCGCATGTCAGCAGCATGCAGTTGGCCTTCGCCCGCGTCAAAGAAAGCTGGGACGAAGCCTACCTGGCCAACTTGGCGACCCAATCGCTGGAGCGGGTCGTGCAAAATGCGCGGTTGGCCGAAAAGGTCGGCCTGTTCACGACCGACGAAGTCTCCCCGGCCGAAGTCGCCCAGGCGCTGCTCGTCCAAAAGCTCGACTACTTCACCGCTTATGTTTGCGAGAACCTTGGTTCGCCCAACGAACGGGTCACGCAGGGGGAACTGGCCGAGATCGCCGAACAATCGTTTGGCCCGCTCAATGTCATGATCCTGATCCGCAAGCCAGGCGTCCCCGATCGTCCGATCGCGCTGGTCGGCAAACGGCTGTTTGGCAACCCGGACGAAGTCTTCTTGCAGTCGAAGCCAAAGCGGGGCCTGCTCACCTCGGCCGAAACCCGCTCGATCGCCCTCTCGCAAATGGACCTGGGTCCCAACAGCGTCGTTTGGGATGTCGGCGCCGGTAGCGGCTCGGTTTCGATCGAAGCGGCGATGATCGCTTCGGAGGGAATGGTCTTCGCCATCGAAATGGATCCCGAGGACCATGGCGTGATCAAAACCAACGCCGACTCGTTTGGCGTCACCAACCTGACGCCGATTCTGGGCAAAGCGCCCGAAGCCTGGGAAGACCTGCCCGACCCTGACACCGTCTTCATTGGCGGCGCCGGTCGCCAGGTGCATGGCATCGCCGAAGCGGCCTTTGCGCGACTCAAGCCGGGCGGCCGAATCGTGATCAACATCGGCAGCATCGAGAACCTGCACGAAGTGCATGAGTTGCTGCAGAACATGGCCGGCGAAGCCCGAGCGACGATGATCAACATCGCCCACAGCACCTATCAGCTAGAACGGCATCGGTTCGAGTCGCTCAACCCGACCTTCCTGATCACCGCCATCAAACCGGTCAAGTCGTAA
- a CDS encoding PIG-L family deacetylase — protein sequence MSILDNYPQLDVIAVGAHPDDVEIACGGTLAKLSHQGYKVGIIDLTDGEPTPRSPGPEVRMAEAKAAAETLGVHTRVTLDLPNRRLFDNFESRVALAKEFRKFRPKLVIGFGGKTPLASPDHWQAMQITDAAIFYSRLTKWDEHFDGLPVHTIPKHIYFRLVFEPMEHPEAPGSFVVDIGDTLETKISSVRCYETQFPPEKDYVFDRVRGAASHIGTLAGFQHGELFHTTRAIGTTDAMKFLFPE from the coding sequence GTGAGCATTTTGGACAACTATCCTCAGTTGGACGTGATCGCCGTCGGCGCTCACCCGGACGATGTCGAAATCGCTTGCGGCGGAACGCTCGCCAAGCTGTCGCACCAAGGTTACAAGGTCGGCATCATCGACCTAACCGACGGCGAACCGACGCCCCGGTCGCCGGGACCGGAAGTCCGCATGGCCGAAGCGAAAGCGGCGGCCGAAACGCTGGGCGTTCATACGCGGGTGACGCTCGACCTGCCGAATCGACGCCTATTTGACAACTTTGAGTCGCGGGTTGCCCTGGCGAAAGAGTTCCGCAAGTTTCGTCCCAAGCTAGTGATCGGATTCGGCGGTAAGACGCCGCTCGCTTCGCCCGACCATTGGCAGGCGATGCAAATCACTGACGCGGCGATCTTTTATTCGCGGCTAACCAAATGGGACGAGCACTTCGACGGCTTGCCGGTTCACACGATTCCCAAGCACATCTACTTCCGCCTGGTCTTCGAGCCAATGGAACATCCCGAGGCGCCCGGCTCCTTCGTGGTCGACATCGGCGATACGCTCGAAACGAAGATCAGCAGCGTCCGCTGTTACGAAACGCAGTTCCCGCCGGAGAAGGATTACGTCTTCGACCGCGTCCGGGGCGCGGCGTCGCACATTGGTACGCTCGCCGGATTCCAACATGGCGAACTCTTCCACACCACGCGGGCCATCGGCACAACCGATGCGATGAAGTTCTTGTTTCCGGAGTAG
- a CDS encoding macro domain-containing protein, with protein sequence MSVEFCSGDIFATPEDVALAHGCNCAGAMGKGIAVEFKRRWPAMYKLYKARCQDETFGLGDVFPWPDPASPRIIYNLGTQRSWRTKATLAAVEAAITNLLAAAAEHQSTQIALPLIGVGLGGLPAAEVKLLLQRAANDSPIQLIVCETFESGKTPTCL encoded by the coding sequence ATGTCGGTTGAATTTTGCTCTGGCGATATCTTTGCAACTCCGGAGGATGTCGCACTCGCGCATGGTTGCAACTGCGCTGGCGCGATGGGGAAGGGAATCGCCGTGGAGTTCAAACGACGCTGGCCGGCGATGTACAAGCTCTACAAGGCTCGCTGCCAGGACGAGACTTTTGGTTTAGGGGACGTTTTTCCCTGGCCAGATCCCGCCTCTCCCCGAATCATCTACAACCTGGGAACGCAGCGGTCTTGGCGCACAAAAGCGACGCTCGCGGCGGTCGAGGCCGCGATCACGAACCTGCTTGCCGCCGCCGCAGAACATCAATCCACCCAAATCGCGTTGCCGCTGATCGGCGTTGGACTGGGAGGCCTTCCCGCCGCAGAGGTCAAACTGCTTCTGCAACGGGCCGCCAATGACTCGCCGATCCAGTTGATCGTTTGTGAAACCTTTGAGTCAGGCAAAACGCCGACCTGTCTTTAG
- a CDS encoding ThuA domain-containing protein, which yields MPTRRLLGALCALALLAAPLAAGELQMKLRFQQETEPQSGQYHRLTRDEAWQPEKTAIIVCDMWDLHHCQNAVLRGQEFAPRLNDLLKQARDAGATIIHAPSGCMQKYADHPARKRAEQTPKAADIPADINAWCHKIPAEENGTYPVDQSDGGNDDEPQQHAKWAAELTAQGLDAHIPWSKQTDLLTIDAERDYISDKGDEVWSILAQREIDNVILTGVHTNMCVLGRPFGLRQLSKNGKNVVLMRDLTDTMYNPAAWPFVNHFTGTDLIVSHIEKFVCPTVTSDQILGGEQFAFAEDKRPHVVMVMAETEYETAQTLPKFGGDFLGRDFRVTYVYGSATDPNSLPGLEKALATADVLLISVRRRALPAEQLEAVRKYVAAGKPMVGIRTASHAFGLRGKEPPEGTETWEEFDAEVWGGSYSNHYPNGIKSMVETVEANAAHPILRSVTREPFPQGGSLYQTAPLADGTTMLLAGKIEGKPAEPLAWTFRRADGGWSFYTSLGHKDDFTNKSFQRLLLNSIYWAAGLEVPNHFDLSKPAPPQRKG from the coding sequence ATGCCAACTCGACGACTACTGGGCGCTTTGTGTGCGTTGGCTTTGCTGGCCGCTCCGCTTGCGGCGGGCGAACTGCAGATGAAGCTTCGTTTTCAACAGGAAACCGAGCCGCAGAGTGGGCAATATCACCGGCTAACCCGCGACGAAGCCTGGCAGCCGGAGAAGACGGCGATCATCGTGTGCGATATGTGGGACCTGCACCACTGCCAGAACGCGGTGCTGCGGGGCCAAGAGTTTGCGCCGCGGCTGAATGACTTGCTGAAGCAGGCCCGCGACGCGGGGGCGACGATCATTCATGCCCCCAGTGGCTGCATGCAAAAGTACGCCGATCATCCGGCTCGCAAGCGGGCCGAGCAAACGCCCAAGGCGGCCGACATTCCGGCCGACATCAACGCATGGTGCCACAAGATTCCGGCCGAAGAGAACGGAACCTATCCGGTCGATCAGTCGGACGGGGGCAACGACGATGAACCGCAGCAACATGCAAAGTGGGCCGCCGAGCTAACGGCGCAAGGCCTCGACGCGCACATTCCTTGGTCGAAGCAGACCGACCTGCTGACGATTGACGCCGAGCGCGACTACATCAGCGATAAGGGGGACGAAGTCTGGAGCATCCTCGCCCAAAGAGAAATCGACAACGTCATCCTGACCGGCGTCCACACCAACATGTGCGTCCTGGGGCGTCCCTTCGGGCTGCGGCAACTGTCCAAGAACGGCAAGAACGTCGTCCTGATGCGCGACCTGACCGACACGATGTACAACCCGGCCGCGTGGCCCTTCGTCAACCACTTTACCGGCACCGACCTGATCGTCTCGCACATCGAGAAGTTCGTCTGCCCGACGGTGACCAGCGACCAGATTTTGGGAGGCGAGCAGTTCGCGTTCGCCGAAGACAAACGCCCGCATGTCGTCATGGTGATGGCCGAAACCGAATACGAAACCGCCCAGACCTTGCCGAAGTTTGGCGGCGACTTTCTCGGCCGTGATTTCCGCGTGACCTACGTCTACGGTAGCGCAACCGACCCGAACAGCCTTCCTGGCCTGGAGAAGGCCCTGGCGACGGCCGATGTGCTTTTGATCAGCGTCCGGCGTCGCGCTCTGCCGGCAGAGCAGTTGGAAGCGGTACGCAAGTATGTCGCGGCCGGCAAACCGATGGTCGGCATTCGCACGGCGAGCCACGCCTTTGGCCTGCGGGGGAAAGAGCCGCCGGAAGGGACCGAGACGTGGGAAGAGTTTGACGCCGAAGTCTGGGGAGGATCCTATAGCAATCACTACCCCAACGGCATCAAGTCGATGGTCGAAACGGTCGAAGCCAACGCTGCACATCCAATCTTGCGGAGCGTCACGCGTGAGCCGTTTCCGCAAGGTGGATCGCTTTACCAGACCGCCCCGTTGGCTGACGGCACGACGATGTTGCTGGCCGGCAAGATCGAAGGCAAACCGGCCGAGCCGCTCGCCTGGACGTTCCGCCGCGCCGACGGAGGCTGGTCGTTCTATACGTCGCTGGGGCACAAAGACGACTTCACCAACAAGTCGTTTCAGCGACTGCTGCTCAACAGCATCTACTGGGCGGCCGGCCTGGAGGTCCCCAATCACTTCGATCTCAGCAAACCGGCGCCGCCGCAACGGAAAGGTTAG
- a CDS encoding GNAT family N-acetyltransferase, translated as MRLVPCSFAKHGPAIQAIFNHEIAHSASLYEEEPRSLATIEAWFAAKAAGDWPVIGAEDDQSRLMGFTTMGPFRPHPGYRFTAEHSIYIETGSRGQGLGGVLLQEIIAQAITRKLHSLIGVIDQANQASVALHQKHGFVLSGVLREAGNKFDRWLDAGFYQLILPTSAAPSEEARPH; from the coding sequence ATGCGACTTGTCCCCTGCTCTTTCGCCAAGCATGGCCCCGCCATCCAGGCGATCTTCAATCATGAGATCGCCCACTCGGCCTCGTTGTACGAGGAAGAGCCGCGCTCGCTCGCAACGATCGAAGCTTGGTTCGCCGCCAAAGCGGCCGGCGACTGGCCGGTGATCGGCGCCGAGGATGACCAGAGCCGCTTGATGGGCTTTACCACCATGGGCCCGTTTCGCCCCCATCCAGGCTACCGCTTCACTGCCGAGCATTCGATCTACATCGAGACTGGATCTCGCGGGCAAGGCTTGGGGGGCGTTCTGCTGCAAGAGATCATCGCCCAGGCGATTACCCGCAAGCTGCACTCGCTGATCGGTGTGATCGACCAGGCGAATCAAGCGAGCGTCGCCCTGCACCAGAAACATGGCTTTGTCCTTTCCGGCGTCTTGCGGGAAGCTGGCAACAAGTTCGACCGCTGGCTCGACGCCGGCTTCTATCAGTTGATACTGCCGACGTCCGCAGCACCCAGCGAAGAGGCGCGTCCACACTAA
- the fbp gene encoding class 1 fructose-bisphosphatase has protein sequence MITTVQQHILQEQRRFPHASGEFSWLLSAITLATKMIGNKVRSAGLTDILGAAGETNVQGEIQQKLDVYANEVLLHCLSTRASVGVLASEENEHPKIVGHASDQANYAVVFDPLDGSSNIDVNVSVGTTFSIMRRPEGASCEEPEKWLLQPGTKQVAAGYVVYGSSTMLVYSVGLGVHGFTLDPSIGAFVLSHPNIKMPKQGKYYSVNEAYAASFPAGYAEYLQMLRDGQLNHAYSSRYIGSMVSDFHRTMLKGGIFLYPLTADNPEGKLRVLYEAFPIAFLCEQAGGRASDGANRLLDMEPTSIHQRTPMVVGSEVEMELFEKMVASGEIASLA, from the coding sequence ATGATCACAACGGTGCAGCAGCACATTCTGCAAGAGCAACGACGTTTCCCCCATGCCTCCGGCGAATTCTCCTGGCTTCTCTCGGCAATCACGCTGGCGACCAAAATGATCGGCAACAAGGTTCGATCGGCCGGTCTGACCGACATCCTTGGCGCCGCCGGCGAAACCAACGTGCAAGGCGAAATACAGCAGAAGCTGGACGTTTACGCCAACGAAGTGCTGCTCCATTGCCTCAGCACGCGGGCCAGCGTCGGCGTGCTGGCTTCGGAAGAAAACGAACACCCGAAGATCGTCGGACACGCATCCGATCAGGCGAACTACGCGGTCGTGTTCGACCCGCTCGACGGTTCTTCCAACATTGACGTCAACGTCAGCGTCGGCACGACCTTCTCGATCATGCGGCGTCCCGAAGGCGCCAGTTGCGAAGAGCCCGAAAAGTGGTTGCTGCAGCCCGGTACCAAACAAGTCGCCGCCGGTTACGTCGTTTATGGCTCGTCGACGATGCTGGTCTACAGCGTCGGCCTGGGCGTCCATGGCTTTACGCTCGACCCGTCAATCGGGGCCTTCGTGCTGAGCCATCCCAACATCAAAATGCCCAAGCAGGGCAAGTACTATTCGGTCAACGAAGCGTACGCCGCCTCTTTCCCGGCGGGCTACGCCGAGTACCTGCAGATGCTGCGGGACGGCCAATTGAACCACGCCTACAGTTCCCGCTATATCGGCTCGATGGTCTCCGACTTCCATCGCACGATGCTCAAAGGGGGCATCTTCCTCTACCCGCTGACCGCCGACAATCCGGAAGGCAAACTCCGCGTCCTGTACGAGGCGTTCCCGATCGCATTCCTCTGCGAACAAGCGGGCGGCAGAGCGTCGGACGGCGCCAATCGTCTATTGGACATGGAACCGACCAGCATTCACCAGCGCACGCCGATGGTGGTCGGCAGCGAGGTCGAGATGGAACTGTTTGAGAAGATGGTCGCCAGTGGCGAGATCGCTTCTTTGGCTTAA